CTCGCCAAGCGGCAGCGGGAGGCCAGCGCCGGGATCGGCGGCTTCGCCGACTGGTGGTTCGACCGCTCCGGCTGGGACGCCTCCGAGGACGGTGCCAACGAGGGCAACAACTCCGAGTTCACGCTGCGCTACGCCGATGGTGCCGGCAGTGCCTACGTCACCCCGCTCACCCCGCAGGGCGAGGCGAGTTCCGTGGTGGCGGTTTCCATGGTCCCGACCCGGCAGACCGGCCAGGCGCTCGCGCCGCTGACCGTGCACCGGCTCGACCCGACGTGGTCGTCGCCGCAGGCCGTCGTCGCGCTGATCAAGGCCGAGTACCGGGACGTCTGCTGCTACAACGACGACCAGGTCTTCGAGGTCATCCCGACCGGCGGCAGCACCTGGACGGCCACGGTCGGCAGCGAGCAGAGCATCCGCTACCGGGTGGAGGGCCGTGGCCAGGTGGACGGGCGGGAGGCCACCTGCCTGCGGACCGCCGAGGGCGCGCTGGTGCGGTGCGCGTACGCGGCGCCCGGGTCGCCCGAGGAGCAGGAACTCAAGCGGATGGAGCAGCAGCAGCAGCAGCAGCAGCAGGAACAGAAGCAGTCCACGGAACCGGCCGGGGATCTGTCCAAGTACACCGACCAGCAGCTGGCCGACCTGAACAAGCGGGTGTCCGACGAGGTCAACCGCCGCCTCGGCAACCGCTGACGCGTGCCGGGGCGCATAGGGTTCCGGACATGACCGATCGACCGCCGCTGGCCGAGCAGTTCGACATGACGCCGCATCCGGAGGGCGGGTGGTTCCGGGAGACCTGGCGGTCCCCGCACACCTTCCCGCCGGAGGGGTACGACGGGCTGCGGGCCGCCGCGACCGCCATCTACTTCCTGCTCCACCCGGGCGAACGGTCGGCGTGGCACGTGGTGCGCTCGGACGAGCTGTGGTTCTGGCACTCCGGTGGGCCGCTGACGCTGACCCTCGGCGGGACCGGCGAGCGGCCCGGCGCCGAGCGGCCGCTGCTGCTCGGGCCGGATCTCGCCGCCGGCCAGCAGCCGCAGTTGCTGGTGCCGGCCGGCTGCTGGCAGGCGGCCGAGCCGGCCGGCCCCGATCCGGTGGTGGTCAGTTGCGTGGTCGCGCCCGGTTTCGAGTACGCCGACTGGCGGCTGCTCTGACCGCGGTGCTCACCTGCCCGGCGCGGCTGCCGATGATGGTGGACGTGAAATCCGCCCGCACGCCCGCCGGTGAGCTGGTGATGCTCGTCGACGAGGCCGCTCGGCTGGTCCGCGACCCGCAGCGTCGCGTCGCGCTGGCTCGCCAAGGACTCGAGCGTGCCGCCGCGCTGGGCGACGAGGTCGCCCGCGTGCGCTGCACGGCGATGGTCACGGAGTTCACCGCCCGCCACGGCCAGCCGGTGGACGCCCTGCCCACGGCGCTGAGCCTGGTCGGCGAGGCCGACGCGCTCGGCGATCCCCTGGCGATCGCCCAGGCGCATCACACCGCGGCGATGTGCCTGCACCTGCTCGATTGCGTTCCGGAGTCGATGGAGCACGGGCACGAGGCGCTGGAGGCGTACCGGGCAGCCGGTGACGCCTACGGCGAGGGCCGGGTGCTCAGCCTCGTCGCGACGCTCTGGGCCGAGATGGGCGACCGGCACCAGGCCCTGGAGCTGTTCGAGCAGGCCCATGACCTGTTCCTCGCCTGTGCGGACCCCAGCGGCGCCGCGACGATGCTGGCCATGATGGCCGACGGCCAGCGGGAGATCGGTGACCCGGTCGCCGCCGCCGGCACCTGCGAGCGCGCACTGCGGCTGTTCGGCACCGCGGGGATGCCGGTGGACGCGCAGCGGGCGATGACCGCGTACGCGCAAGTCCTGGCGGATCTGCACCGCCTGGAGGAGGCCGAGCGGTGGCTGGACCGGGCGGCGGACCACAACCGCCTGCCCGGCGGCGCCGTCGCCAACCAGGGATACGAGGTGAATCGGCTCCTGGTGCTGGTCCGTACCGTGCTGAACCCCTCGGCACGCTGGGATGCGGCACGCGAGACGCTGGAGCGCGTGATCGGCCTCGCCGGGGCGCTGCACTCGCAGCGCTCGGGAGCGCAGGCCGAGTCGCTGCTCGCCGAGGTGCTGCACGCGACCGGTGACGACGCCGGGGCCTATCAGCATCTGCTTCGGTGCCGGGAGCTGGCCGACGCCGCCGCGCACGGTGCGCACGACCGCCGCATCCAGGCTCTCCGGGTGCGCTTCGAGGTCGCGCAGGCGCAGCGGGAGGCGGCACAGTATCGCCGGCAGACTGAGGCCCAGGCCGCGATCATCGCGGAACTGGAGCAGGCCCGGGCGACGCTCGCCGGTCAGATGGCGGATCTCCAGCGGCTCAACGAGGAGGTCCTGCACCTGAGCCGGACCGACCCGCTGACCGGCATCGCGAACCGCCGGCGGGTGACCGAGTACCTCACCGACCTGTCCAAGATCAACCAGCGGTACGGCGCGCCCCCGGTCGCCGTCGCCCTCTTCGACGTGGACAAGTTCAAGCACGTCAACGACCGCTACGGGCACGAGGCGGGCGACCGGGTCCTGGTGGCGTTGAGCCGGCTGATGGCGGATCACCTGCGGGTCACCGACCTGCCGGCACGGCTGGGCGGTGACGAGTTCGTGATCGTCATGCCCGGCATCTCGCTGGACGGCGCCATGCGAGCCTGCCACCGCCTGCTCGAGGCGGTGCGCGGGTATCCGTGGGAGCAGATCACCCCCGGGCTCGCGGTGCGCATCTCGATCGGCGTCGCCGACGGTTCCGGGCTGACCGACCCGGACGAGATGCTGCGCAACGCCGACACAGCCCTCTATCGGGCCAAGGAGGCCGGCCGGGACGCGGTGATGGCCGGCTCCCCGTAAGGCTCACATGGTGCTGAGCCGTGCTTCGGCGTGCGCGATGAAGTCGCGGACACCGCGGTGCCGGCCGCCACGGCGCAGATCGGTCAGCAGGTCGCGCACCAGGCTCACGGCGCGGCGCGAGCGCACCTGCTCGAGCCGGTCGATCACGACCCGCCCGACCACGCACGCCTGCTCCGGCTCACCAGCGGTCACGTACCCATCGGCGAGGTAAAGGCCTTCGTAGATCGCCGCCCGGGGACGGGGATGCCCCGGTGCGACGAGCGTCGCCGGGCGCAACATCGCGGTTCCCTCGCGCACCAGCGTCCGGGCGCGGGCCCGCCGGCCCCGGACGAGTTCGTCACGAGCCAGTCGCAGCAGGGTGCGGGCGGCCATCGGCTCGGCCGTGTCCGCGGCCACCCGACGCACCCACTCCGGCTCGTCCCCGGCGGGCGCCGCGGCCATCGCGGTGGCTCGGTCCGCCACCCGGCGGGCGGAGCGCTCGTCGCCGGCGAGGGCATGCGCGTACGCGAGCTGTCCGGCGGCGAAACTGCGGGTGGCAGTGGTGCCGGCGGCGGCCTCGAGCGCCGCCTGCCCGATGTCCACCGCGTCGGCGGGGCGTCCCGCGACGGCGACGTTCGCCGAGAGGTCTCGCAACAGGTGGGCGACGAGCCTGCGGTCACCGCCCTCGTGCGCGGCGCGCAACCCCACGACGAGATAGCGCTGCGATTCGCGGTGCCGCCCGGCGTCCATGGCCAGCCACGCGGCGAGTTGCGCCAACTGTGCCGCCACGACCGTCAACCGCCGGTTGAGCCGCTCGCCGCGGTGATCCTGCTCCAGCAGCTCCCGCGTCGCCTGGTACTGAGCCGCGACGTAGCCGAGGGCGTCCAGGCTGTCGGAGCCGGCGGCGGCCCCGCGCAACGCGTCGACCCCTCGTTCGGCAACGGTCACCAGTTCGAGGCCGGCATCAGGGTCATCGGGTGCCGATTGCCCACCCGGTCGCGGGCGCAGAAACGCTCGGGCGACGTCGGGGAGCCGCTGGCCGGCCGTCCACAACTCCTCGGCGGCGATGGGCCGGCCCAGGGCGTCGGCGAGCACCCGGACCGCGTAGAGCGCCACCGGTGGGTAGGGCACCCGGCCGCGGTCGCGCCAGTGGTAGGGCGCCGACTCGGAGATGGTGCCGGGGCCGTAGACGGCATTGATGCGCCGCGCCAGGGTCCGAGGTGTCCACCGCAGCTCGGCGAGGCACTGTGCGAGCACGTCGTTGGGCGGTCCGGTCCCGGCCATGGCGCAAGGTTAACAACGTTGACGGCATCGACACATGGCAATGCCCTGGGGCTCTCGTTTGGATACGGAGGAGACAGCGTGAACCCGTACCCGGAAAGGGCACTCGATGGACCACGACCACGACGGCGACATCTTCAACCGCGGCCTCCAGTTCGACCTGACGACGCTGCTGCGCCGTCGCCAGATGCTCGGACTTGCCCTCGGCGCCGGCCTCGCCGGCCTGGCGGCCGGCCCCGCGTTCGCCGCGAGTGCGACGGAGTCCCCGTCCGCCGCGACCGCCGCCGCCTGCCAGACCATCCCCACGGAGACCGGGGGTCCGTTCCCCGGCGACGGCACGAACGGCCCCAACATCCTCACCCAGAGCGGCATCGTCCGCAGCGACCTGCGAACCAGCTTCGGCACCGGTTCCGCCACCGCCGGCGGCGTCAACCTGACTCTGCGCCTCACGGTGCTGTCCGCGGCGACCTGCGCTCCGTACAGCGGGGCCGCCGTATACCTCTGGGGGTGCGACCGGGAGGGCCGGTACTCGATGTACTCCGCCGGCGTCACGCAGGAGAACTATTGCCGTGGCGTACAGGCGGCCGGCTCCGACGGCCGGCTGACGTTCACCACCATCTTCCCCGGATGCTATCCGGGGCGCTGGCCGCACCTTCACTTCGAGGTGTACCCGAGCCTGGCCAGGGCCACCTCGGCGAGCGGGAAACTCAAGACGTCGCAGCTGGCATTCCCGGCCGACATCTGCCGCACCGTTTACCGCACGGCCGGTTATCAGGCCAGCATCACCAATCTCGCGCGCGTGTCGCTGTCCAGCGACAGTGTCTTCCGGGACGGATACAGCCAGCAGATGGTCACCATCTCCGGCACCCCGCAGTCCGGATACGTCGCGAACCTGACGATCACCGTGTAACCGCATCCGTGCGGTAGGCGCCGGCTCGCGGCCGCCTACCGCACGGAACCCCCCGATCGGGTGATCAGCCCACGCGTTCGATGACAGCGCGCCGGATCAGGAACTTGCCAGGCTCGCGCACCTGCTCGAACGCCGCGTTGTTGAGCAGCACGCAACTGCCGGACACGGACGTCACCTTGACCGTGATGCTCTTGTTGTTGTCGAGGTTGGTGACCTTCAGAACGGTCCCGGCCGGGAACGTGCCACTCGACGCGGCGGGCGCCCCGCCCTCACCGGACAGGGTTACCGTCGACCCCTTGCAGACCACCTCGCCGCCACCGGAGCTCTGCCCAGCGGCCTGCGCGCCCTGGCCTGCCCCGTTCTGCGCAGCCTGACCCGCGCCGTTGTTCTGCTTACCGGCCCCGTTCTGCGCAGCCTGACCGGCGCCGTTGTTCTGCTTACCGGCACCAGCGGCCACCTCACCGGCCACGTCCGCAGTGCATCCCGCGGTGGCACGCCGCTGATTGATCAGGTCCACCACCGCCTGCCGGTTCGCGATCCGCCCCGCCGACTGAGCATCCGGATTGGCCTTCTGCCCCGCGATGAACTGCAAGTTCTGCCGCAACGCCTGATCGAGGCCGACGCAACTCTCGGTAGCGCCGTTTTCCCCGGCACTACTCACCCCGGTGCTGACGGCAAAGGCGCCGCCGACTAGCGCCACCGCCGACAGGGCGAGCATGACCTTGCGAGACGTCCCAGAAAACGGCTGCCGCCTGGTTCGATACATCGCATCGCTCCTTCGCTCTCAGGCTGCTTCGATGCAGCACTCACAGTTACGAAGGAAGCCGGGGAGCCGGTTGAGTACGCGTACCTTAAAGATCCTTAAACATCCTTAAGGACCCACCCGCGCGGCGGTCAGCCGGTGACCATCCCGATCAGAGCGTTGCCGCCCAGCATGATCAGGTCGGCGCCGGCGACGAAGGCCATGCCGCGCCGCATCAACTGGGCGCTCGCCTCGGGATCGGGGCTGAGGATGCCGCGCGCCGCGCAGATCAGCGCGCACACGACCAGCGCGATGCCGGGAACCAGCAGCAGGCCGACCGAGCGCGGAGTGTGCCCGCCGGCCACCAGCAGGCTCAGCATCACCGCCGGCAGGACCCCGAACAGCAGCACGGCGCCCACGCCGAGCCACCGCAACGTCCGCACCACGTCCGTCATGCCACCCACCCTTTCGCGGGCTGCGCGTCCACGCAGCCCGCGAAAGCTTAGCGGTGCCCGGCCGGCTTCCAGGGAGCCTCGGCGACGCCGTAGGCGACCGAGCTCGACTGGATCAGCGTGCCCGCCGGCAGGCCGCGCGCGGCCGTGGTCCGCCGGGTCCGCTCCCCGATGTACAACCCGGTCACCGGGTCGATGATGACCTCCAGCCGCTCACCGGCCGCGGCGATGCCCAGCGCAGTCCCGGTCCGCCCGTCGAGCGTCGCCCGCTCCTCGACGATCTTCAGCGTGGGCAGGTACGCCAGCGCCCGGTACAGCGCCGACCGCAGATCCGCCGGGATCAGCCCGCTGCGCAACGCGTCGGCCACATAGACGAGCACCTCCTGGTCGGCGTCCCGCCCACGCCCGTCGGTGTCGTCGCGCAGCCGGTCGAACAGTTTGCGCGGATCACGAGGCAACCCGGCGACGAACGCGGCGGTCGGCACCTGCCAGGTCCCCTTCGCGGTGCACATGTCGCTGATCCCGGGCCCGAAGGCTCCGCAGGGGCCGGTTTCCCGGATCGGCGCCGAGCGGTCGTCGAACCCGGCAGCCGTCAACTGTTCCGCGGTGCCGAGCAGGGGAACCCGTTCCCCGGTGTCGGTCTCCAGCCGGAACCACTCGCCGGCCCGTTCCGCCGGCACCCACAGCTCCTGCTTGACGCCTCGCAGGGCGCCCAGGTCCGAGTTCTGGAAGACGGCCGCCATCGAGTGGACGGCGATGTACCGGTATTTCCCGGCCGGAACCGGCTCGTCCACGGCCTGGATCGGGGCATCGGCGGCCGTGTTCAGCGTCTGCGCGACCAGGACCATCGCGCCGTCCGGCGTGCGGCCGCGGATCGCGACGACGGCCACCGCCACGGCCAGGATGACCGCGGCCGCTGCGGCGAGCGGGACACGAGGCCACTTTCTTTTCAGTACGCGAACACGCACCCTGCGCAGCGCTTCCGGATCCTCCGCCGGGACCGGGTAGAGATCGTTCAGGGCGACGTCGAGTTCGTCGATCATGAGTCACCTTTCAGCGCGCGCAGGTCCCGCCGGACGCGGTGCAGCCGGGAACGGACGGTGCCCTCCGGAATGCCCAGGGCGGTGGCGATCTCCTTGGTGCTCAGCTCACCGAGGCTGCTGAGCAGCAGCACGTCCCGGTCGCCGTCGGGCAGCGCCGCGATCGCCGCCGCCAGCGCCGCGACGTGGGTCCGCGCGTCGACCCGCGCGGCCACCCCGTCCTCGGGGCCGCCCACGGACTCGACATGCGTGGTCAGGCGCTGCGACATCCGCTGTTGCTGCGCCTGCACCCGGTGGTGCCGCCGCAGCAGGTTCACCGCGATCCCGAACAGCCAGGCGCGTGCACTGCCGCGCTCCGGCCGGTAGTCACCCCGCCCCGACCAGGCCGCCAGGAACGTCTCGGCCACCACGTCCTCGGCCTGACTCGCGCCCACCTGCCGGGCCAGATACCGCCACAGGCCCGGCGCATGCTCGTCGAAGAGAGCGGCGAACCGCTCCTTGGCGTGCGGCCCGGTCAGCCGCAACCCGGCCGGTGGATCGTCGCCCACGGCGGGCACCTCGGCGATGCGTAAGCTCATGCCAGGTATTGCCAGAACCCGCGGTTCGCGTTCACGCGATGGTGTGGCCGTACTCCGCCGACAGCAGCGCCAGATCCGGTTCGCCGTAGGCGGCGACCATCTCGGTGAAGCGGGCCGCCTTGTCCGGCCCGAAACGGCTCACGCTGACCGTGTAGGTCGCGGCGGACACGAAGACCGGCGGGTGCTTCTTGCTGTGGAATTTGTCGGCGTACATGACCAGCTCCTCCTCACCGGTCTTCGCCACGTAGTCGCCCGGCGGGATCGGCAACCCCTGGTCGAGGACGTCCGCGCGGGTCACGCCGACCCCGGTGTGGCAGGAGCAGAACCGGCACAGCACCTCCGGGAACCCTTCCGCCTCCAGCAGTTCGTGCCCGAGCACCCCGTGCCGGATGTAGTTCGGGTAGTCGAGCACCCCGTCGCGCCCGTACAACCGGTACACGCCGATGTCGTGCAGCAGGCAGCCGGCCCGCACCAGATCGGCGTTCAGCCCGGCGCCGAGCCGGTCGAGGAGCTGCTCGGCGATCCGGCAGACGATCTCGCAATGCGTCCAGACCAGCTCGAACGCCTCCGGCGTCGGCGCCACACGCTCATGCAGCGCCCTGATGTCCTGGTCCGAGGGAATCCACACAGTCGCCCATGATCTCATCCCGTGCGCCGGCATCTCGCCACCGGCTCGTTCGCCACCGCCGGTCTCGCGGCAGCGACAGCGGCGGCGCTGGCCTTGGCCGGGCGCCGGGTCCACAGAAGAGCACCGGCAGCGGCCGCCACCAGCAGCGCGACGACGCCGGCCGGCTGAGCCCACGCTCCGTCGAGCGGCCCGCCCCGGCCGCCGGCCGTATCCGCGATCCACCCGGCCAGGTTGTCGGTCCGCGCGCTCAGGTCGGCTCCCTCGTGCGGGCAGGACGGCCCGCTGCTCACCACCGCCACCAGCGTGGGCGGGTCGGTGCGGAAGTACGGCCCGCCGGAGTCGTGCGGGCAGGCACTGGTGTACCGGTGCGGCCGGCGGCCGGAGACCTCCACGACGGCGTCGCCGACCCGGTCGACGACGAACGTGCCGGTCTGCAGCCTGTCCGGGTTCCGGTCGCCGGCGCCCGCCAGGCCGTACCCGGTCAGCCGGACCTCCTCCCCCGGCCGCGGCGGGGTGTCCCCGACGGTGAGCGGCGCGACGTCGGTGATCGCTTCGGCGAGCTCGGCGAGCGCGACGTCCGCGGTCTCCGCCTGCCGGACCCCGGCCACGTCGACCTCATGCCCGCCCACCACGGCGGTGGTCCGCTCGGCGACGGTACGACCGACCCGCTCACCGCCCGCGTCCCGGAAGCAGTGCCCGGCCGTGATCACCCACCGCGGCGCGATCAGCGCTCCCGAGCACCAGCTGTCCCGGCTGCCGTGATCCTCGGTCGGGATGCCGGTCATGGTCAGCCGCGCCGAGAACGACCAGGCGCCCTCGGCCGCGTCCTCGCCGTAGGCGATCGCGTGCGCCGGCTGGGCGCCGGCCAGCACGACCAGCACCATCGTGAGCAGGCTGAGCAACGGTCGGAGCATGACGGCACCCCCACAGCGGCCGGACGGGACAGGGCACGCCCATGCTCCGGAACCGGCCGTTCGGGGACCGTCAGGCTCCCGCTTATCGGACCTTTATCCACGGATCCCTGTGACTATCTTGACCTACTGAAGAAACATCTCCACTCTATGGGAGCGCTCCCGACAGCGTCCCCCATCGATGTGAAGAAAGGGGCAGATCATGCGAAGAGTCCTCATCGCACTCTGCGCCGCCCTGCTCGCCGCCGTCGGCGCGGTCATCGCGCTCGGCAACCCCGCCTACGCCGCCACCGGCTTGCACGTGGTCGGCACCGACATCTACGAGGCGAACGGCAACAAGTTCGTCATGCGCGGCGTCAACCACGCGCACACCTGGTACACCTCGCAGACCAGCTCGTTCGCCGCCATCAAGGCGGCCGGCGCGAACACCGTCCGGGTGGTGCTCTCCGGCGGCCGGTGGACCGCGAACACCGCCGGTGACGTGGCCAACGTGATCTCGCTGTGCAAGGCCAACAAGCTGATCTGCGTCCTGGAGGACCACGACACCACCGGGTACGGCGAGGACAGCGCCGCCTACACCCTCGACCAGGCGGTCAACTACTGGATCAGCCTGAAGAGCGTGCTGGCCGGCCAGGAGGACTACATCTCGATCAACATCGGCAACGAGCCGATCGGCAACACCAACCCGAGCCAGTGGACCGCCGCCACCACCGCGGCGATCAAGAAGATGCGCGACAACGGCTTCCAGCATCTGCTGATGATCGACGCACCGAACTGGGGCCAGGACTGGCAGCAGGTGATGCTCGCCAACGGACAGACCGTGCTCGACGCGGACAGCCAGCACAACACGATCCTGTCCATCCACATGTACTCGGTGTACTCGCAGGCCTCGACGATCACGTCGTACCTGGACACCTTCAAGTCCAAGGGCTGGCCGCTGCTGATCGGCGAGTTCGGCTGGCAGTTCGCGTCCGGTGAGGTCGACGACCAGACGGTGATCGCCGAGGCGGCCCGGCGCGGCCTCGGTTACCTCGGCTGGTCCTGGTCCGGCAACACCGACCCGGTCCTGGACATGGTGCTCAACTTCGACGTCAACCAGAAGACCACCTGGTACAGCCGGGTCTTCGACGGCCCGAACGGGATCAAGGCCACCGCCAGGGAGGCCACCGTCTTCGGCGGAACCAGCACCTCGTCCCCGTCCCCGTCCCCGTCCTCTCCGTCGCCCTCGTCACCGTCACCGTCGCAGCCCAGCGGCAAGACCTGCACCGCGACCTACGCGATCGCCGGCCAGTGGCCGGGCGGCTTCCAGGGCGAGGTCAAGGTGACCGCCGGCGGCACCGCGATCAGCGGCTGGACCGTCACCTGGACCTACGCCAACGGCCAGACCGTCGCCAACGCCTGGTCCGCCACCGTGACCAGCAGCGGCGCCACCGTCACCGCCAAGAACGCCGGCTACAACGGCAGCCTCGTGGCCAAGGGCACCACGTCCTTCGGCTTCCTCGGCTCCTGGACCGGCACCAACTCGGTGCCCACCCCCACCTGCACCGCCAGCTGATCCCACCACCGGCAGGGGCCGCGCGTCGCGGCCCCTGCGTCTTCTTTCCGGTACGCCCGGAGCCGCCCCCACCCTCAGGAACGCAGAGTCCGGCTCGGCAGGTCCCCGAACACCTCCCGGTACGCCGCCGCGAACCGATCCGGCTTGGCGAAGCCCCACCGGGCGGCGATCGCCTTGACGGTCGCGCCCTGCGCCGGGTCCGCGGCCTGAAGCTCCCGATGCGCGTGTTCGAGCCGCACCCGCCGCACGAACCCCAGCGGCGTGGTGCCGTAGTGGGTCCGGAAGGCGTACTGCAACGCGCGGGCGCCGGCGCCGGCCGCGGCCGCGATGTCCGACAGCGTCACCGGCCGGGCCGCGTTCGCGTCGATGTAGGCCACCGCCCGGCGCAGCGCCGCCGGGGTCACCGAGCCGGGTCCGGGCAGGTAGGACCGCGTCATGCCGGAGTTCGGGAAGGCGTGCAGCGCGGCCACCGCCACCGTGCGGGTCATCTCCTCGGCGACCAGGGGCGACGCCATCGGCGACGGGTCGTCCATCAGAGCGCCGTTGGCCAGGTGGGCGACCGCCCGCCAGTACCGGCGCATCTCCGGCGAGATCGGCCGGACACCGTCGAGGCGCAACCGCCCGCGCGGGATGTCGAAAGCCTCCTCGGCGATCTGGTCCAGCCGCTGGAGCGGCAGTCGCAGCACGCTGAGCGTGATGTCGTGCGTGGCGAAACCGACCGGGACACCCACCGGGCACGCCGCGACCGAGCCGGGCGCCAGCTCCAGGTGGCCCTCGGCCGGGGTGGTGATCCGCACCTGGCCGCCGTGCACCACAAAGAACAGGAAGTAGTCGAACGGATCGGTGGTCTGGCTGTAGTCCAGAGTGCTGCGGATCCGGTCACCGGCGATGGCCGGGACCTGGCTGCTGCGGACCGCGAAACGCGCACCGTCGCCGGTGCGGGCGAACCGCGCGCGGGTCCCGACGAACGTCTGCCGCATGAACTCGGTGATCTCGTCCTCGACCGCGGAGGAGATGGACGACCGTTCCGGCTGTGCGGTTGCCGACATCGTCGCCCCCCGGTAGGAATCGACCCCTGGTCGCTGGCAAACCCGTCCCTCACCGTACGCATGAACCGTCCGCCGAACGAAGTCCGCGGCACGAACCACCCGTGGAGGTGAGCCCGGAACGTACCCCGCCACACGAACCGGTTGCCCGCCGAACGAACAGGGCGGCCCGGCGATCTTGCCGATCCGGGTCCTCCGTCGTCCGATGACGGTGTGGCTCAGCATGCCGACAACGTCAGGCAGCGCCTGCAGGCTGTCCTCGACCATGCCGCGGAGGCGCGGACCAGTGCCGAACGCCGCCGCGCCGCCGCCCAGCGGTACCTCGCCAACGCCGCGGCCGCGCACGCCGCGGCCGACAAGGCCCGGCAACGCCTGGCCGACCGGCAACCCGCGGAATAGCCCGCCCTCCGGTCCCGGACCGCTCT
Above is a genomic segment from Actinoplanes ianthinogenes containing:
- a CDS encoding cupin domain-containing protein, translated to MTDRPPLAEQFDMTPHPEGGWFRETWRSPHTFPPEGYDGLRAAATAIYFLLHPGERSAWHVVRSDELWFWHSGGPLTLTLGGTGERPGAERPLLLGPDLAAGQQPQLLVPAGCWQAAEPAGPDPVVVSCVVAPGFEYADWRLL
- a CDS encoding diguanylate cyclase, producing MKSARTPAGELVMLVDEAARLVRDPQRRVALARQGLERAAALGDEVARVRCTAMVTEFTARHGQPVDALPTALSLVGEADALGDPLAIAQAHHTAAMCLHLLDCVPESMEHGHEALEAYRAAGDAYGEGRVLSLVATLWAEMGDRHQALELFEQAHDLFLACADPSGAATMLAMMADGQREIGDPVAAAGTCERALRLFGTAGMPVDAQRAMTAYAQVLADLHRLEEAERWLDRAADHNRLPGGAVANQGYEVNRLLVLVRTVLNPSARWDAARETLERVIGLAGALHSQRSGAQAESLLAEVLHATGDDAGAYQHLLRCRELADAAAHGAHDRRIQALRVRFEVAQAQREAAQYRRQTEAQAAIIAELEQARATLAGQMADLQRLNEEVLHLSRTDPLTGIANRRRVTEYLTDLSKINQRYGAPPVAVALFDVDKFKHVNDRYGHEAGDRVLVALSRLMADHLRVTDLPARLGGDEFVIVMPGISLDGAMRACHRLLEAVRGYPWEQITPGLAVRISIGVADGSGLTDPDEMLRNADTALYRAKEAGRDAVMAGSP
- a CDS encoding intradiol ring-cleavage dioxygenase; translated protein: MDHDHDGDIFNRGLQFDLTTLLRRRQMLGLALGAGLAGLAAGPAFAASATESPSAATAAACQTIPTETGGPFPGDGTNGPNILTQSGIVRSDLRTSFGTGSATAGGVNLTLRLTVLSAATCAPYSGAAVYLWGCDREGRYSMYSAGVTQENYCRGVQAAGSDGRLTFTTIFPGCYPGRWPHLHFEVYPSLARATSASGKLKTSQLAFPADICRTVYRTAGYQASITNLARVSLSSDSVFRDGYSQQMVTISGTPQSGYVANLTITV
- a CDS encoding septal ring lytic transglycosylase RlpA family protein, which codes for MYRTRRQPFSGTSRKVMLALSAVALVGGAFAVSTGVSSAGENGATESCVGLDQALRQNLQFIAGQKANPDAQSAGRIANRQAVVDLINQRRATAGCTADVAGEVAAGAGKQNNGAGQAAQNGAGKQNNGAGQAAQNGAGQGAQAAGQSSGGGEVVCKGSTVTLSGEGGAPAASSGTFPAGTVLKVTNLDNNKSITVKVTSVSGSCVLLNNAAFEQVREPGKFLIRRAVIERVG
- a CDS encoding CU044_5270 family protein; the protein is MIDELDVALNDLYPVPAEDPEALRRVRVRVLKRKWPRVPLAAAAAVILAVAVAVVAIRGRTPDGAMVLVAQTLNTAADAPIQAVDEPVPAGKYRYIAVHSMAAVFQNSDLGALRGVKQELWVPAERAGEWFRLETDTGERVPLLGTAEQLTAAGFDDRSAPIRETGPCGAFGPGISDMCTAKGTWQVPTAAFVAGLPRDPRKLFDRLRDDTDGRGRDADQEVLVYVADALRSGLIPADLRSALYRALAYLPTLKIVEERATLDGRTGTALGIAAAGERLEVIIDPVTGLYIGERTRRTTAARGLPAGTLIQSSSVAYGVAEAPWKPAGHR
- a CDS encoding RNA polymerase sigma factor, with product MSLRIAEVPAVGDDPPAGLRLTGPHAKERFAALFDEHAPGLWRYLARQVGASQAEDVVAETFLAAWSGRGDYRPERGSARAWLFGIAVNLLRRHHRVQAQQQRMSQRLTTHVESVGGPEDGVAARVDARTHVAALAAAIAALPDGDRDVLLLSSLGELSTKEIATALGIPEGTVRSRLHRVRRDLRALKGDS
- a CDS encoding HD domain-containing protein, with the protein product MWIPSDQDIRALHERVAPTPEAFELVWTHCEIVCRIAEQLLDRLGAGLNADLVRAGCLLHDIGVYRLYGRDGVLDYPNYIRHGVLGHELLEAEGFPEVLCRFCSCHTGVGVTRADVLDQGLPIPPGDYVAKTGEEELVMYADKFHSKKHPPVFVSAATYTVSVSRFGPDKAARFTEMVAAYGEPDLALLSAEYGHTIA
- a CDS encoding S1 family peptidase, with protein sequence MLRPLLSLLTMVLVVLAGAQPAHAIAYGEDAAEGAWSFSARLTMTGIPTEDHGSRDSWCSGALIAPRWVITAGHCFRDAGGERVGRTVAERTTAVVGGHEVDVAGVRQAETADVALAELAEAITDVAPLTVGDTPPRPGEEVRLTGYGLAGAGDRNPDRLQTGTFVVDRVGDAVVEVSGRRPHRYTSACPHDSGGPYFRTDPPTLVAVVSSGPSCPHEGADLSARTDNLAGWIADTAGGRGGPLDGAWAQPAGVVALLVAAAAGALLWTRRPAKASAAAVAAARPAVANEPVARCRRTG
- a CDS encoding cellulase family glycosylhydrolase; the protein is MRRVLIALCAALLAAVGAVIALGNPAYAATGLHVVGTDIYEANGNKFVMRGVNHAHTWYTSQTSSFAAIKAAGANTVRVVLSGGRWTANTAGDVANVISLCKANKLICVLEDHDTTGYGEDSAAYTLDQAVNYWISLKSVLAGQEDYISINIGNEPIGNTNPSQWTAATTAAIKKMRDNGFQHLLMIDAPNWGQDWQQVMLANGQTVLDADSQHNTILSIHMYSVYSQASTITSYLDTFKSKGWPLLIGEFGWQFASGEVDDQTVIAEAARRGLGYLGWSWSGNTDPVLDMVLNFDVNQKTTWYSRVFDGPNGIKATAREATVFGGTSTSSPSPSPSSPSPSSPSPSQPSGKTCTATYAIAGQWPGGFQGEVKVTAGGTAISGWTVTWTYANGQTVANAWSATVTSSGATVTAKNAGYNGSLVAKGTTSFGFLGSWTGTNSVPTPTCTAS
- a CDS encoding helix-turn-helix domain-containing protein, with the protein product MSATAQPERSSISSAVEDEITEFMRQTFVGTRARFARTGDGARFAVRSSQVPAIAGDRIRSTLDYSQTTDPFDYFLFFVVHGGQVRITTPAEGHLELAPGSVAACPVGVPVGFATHDITLSVLRLPLQRLDQIAEEAFDIPRGRLRLDGVRPISPEMRRYWRAVAHLANGALMDDPSPMASPLVAEEMTRTVAVAALHAFPNSGMTRSYLPGPGSVTPAALRRAVAYIDANAARPVTLSDIAAAAGAGARALQYAFRTHYGTTPLGFVRRVRLEHAHRELQAADPAQGATVKAIAARWGFAKPDRFAAAYREVFGDLPSRTLRS